From a region of the Calliphora vicina chromosome 4, idCalVici1.1, whole genome shotgun sequence genome:
- the LOC135957764 gene encoding phospholipid-transporting ATPase ABCA3-like isoform X2, with the protein MVRVTSWAKFRLLLWKNWLLQWNQKWQLVIELLLPAIFSLLLVLVRTLVVAEPKSITTYDPQNITNLNLFEISVVQARTIRRFLLSALSKDRTTMASLPNAKPVPFTLGYSPENSILKNIVQEAATSLRLKGIQGYSDATTMQYDLEGGKQLTGIQFDDSWSNITDYPMDFSFALRFPSELRTSSQNLPMTWLTMKLFMPIDLSGPRNAGSQDGGLPVGYLREGFLPVQNAISMAYMKLVTNNNELPYVEMQRYPYPAYIFDPLLEGLSSIMSLIILLSFIYPCTYIVKYITAEKEKQLKEVMKIMGLNNWIHWTAWFVKSFIMLGISAILITILMKIRWADDVAVLTHADWSVLLFFMLIYIITSICFCFMMATFFSKASTAAAVTGLVWFIAYMPFSFTIQTYDDLTLGSKLGWCLVSNTAMGFAFKLILEFEGTGEGFQWSNLFTPVNIDDDLTVGYIILMMLASCVMYMCICLYVEQIFPGEFGVPKKWNFVFTASFWCGEKDYIGVEDIPNGHIERQNPDAFEPEPAGKHVGLQVKNLKKKFGDKMAVKGLSVNMYEDEITVLLGHNGAGKTTTISMLTGMFPPTAGTAIINGSDIRTNIEGARMSLGVCPQHNVLFDDLTVAEHLTFFSRLKGLEGEDIKREVDKYVKMIELEDKANVASKKLSGGMKRKLSVCCALTGNTKVVLCDEPSSGMDPSARRQLWDLLQGEKVGRTILLTTHFMDEADVLGDRIAIMCDGELKCHGTSFFLKKKYGSGYRLICVKREGCNADEITGLLQSYIPGLQPEADIGAELSYQLPDNYSSKFEEMFGSLEEQSDELKLNGYGIGITSLEEVFMKVGAENANDGSRKQASAIMNGGSGYPDDDVESITSEGLFTENSHLLKGVNLLTNQWTAMMLKKFLYTYRNKLLFLIQNIMPIFFVTVTVLITRTQGTFSELQPMTMSLTQYPLAVTVLETAANVAPDSLSYQIADKYKSIASSYGSDYEFLETGEKNFSKYILDLGKEIQVRINSRYLAAATIGTKNITAWLNNQPLHTAPLTVNLVHNAMIKALKNDSYQITVTNAPLPYTTETRLTQLNTGNNLGTQLSTNLCFCFCFVSAFYILFLIKERETRSKLLQFVGGVKVWTFWLSQLLWDILTFALTAIIVICTIACWQEQGFSSFGDLGRYFVVIILFGCSVLPFTYLISFYFTEPATGFARISIINIFAGMALFIVVTVMSFDFFDTKDTADILGWIFRIFPHFSLAMGLNKLYVNVATRDACSANLIVILPDALRCQLVPKCCNTVPYFAWEEPGILPETVYMVVTAVVFFLVIIIREYSLVSELIYKIKQRSFKPPPPPEDGFFDEDVDQEKQRILNMTQSELTATNLVLDRVTKYYGKFLAVNQVSLCVKPVECFGLLGVNGAGKTTTFKMMTGDERITFGSAYVKGLNLASDMNEIYKEIGYCPQFDALLEDLTGRETLKIFCLLRGIHKDRINHMSEELAKSFGFMKHLDKETKAYSGGNKRKLSTAIAVIGSPSVVYLDEPTTGMDPAARRQLWNMVCRIRDSGKSIVLTSHSMEECEALCTRLAIMVNGEFKCIGSTQHLKNKFSKGLILKIKVKRNADQIKTRNSIISNASETSVPAHILDQDIQSVKAFVEREFPQAILQEEYQGILTFYIPLSSIKWSKIFGLMERNRDELNVEDYSISQTTLEEIFLDFAKYQREDPRQVK; encoded by the exons AACAACTATGGCAAGTTTGCCCAATGCCAAGCCAGTCCCCTTCACCCTGGGCTACTCACCCGAAAAtagtatattaaaaaatatagttcaaGAAGCCGCTACATCCTTACGTTTGAAAGGCATTCAGGGTTACAGTGATGCAACGACAATGCAATATGACCTAGAGGGTGGCAAACAGTTGACCGGTATACAGTTTGATGATAGTTGGAGCAATATTACTGATTATCCCATGGATTTCTCATTTGCTTTACGTTTTCCCAGTGAATTGAGAAcatcatcacaaaatttaccCATGACCTGGTTGACAATGAAACTGTTTATGCCCATCGATTTGTCGGGTCCCAGAAATGCCGGTTCTCAAGATGGTGGTCTGCCAGTTGGCTATTTGCGTGAGGGTTTCCTACCCGTTCAAAATGCCATCTCAATGGCATACATGAAACTGGTAACGAATAATAATGAACTGCCATATGTTGAAATGCAACGTTATCCGTATCCGGCTTATATTTTTGATCCGCTGTTAGAGGGTCTGTCGTCTATAATGTCGTTGATTATAttgttaagttttatttatccCTGTACTTATATAGTTAAG TATATTACGGCCGAAAAGGAGAAACAATTGAAGGAAGTTATGAAAATTATGGGTTTAAACAATTGGATTCACTGGACAGCGTGGTTTGTTAAATCGTTTATAATGTTGGGCATATCGGCCATATTGATAACTATTTTGATGAAG ATTCGCTGGGCTGATGATGTGGCCGTTTTAACGCATGCCGATTGGTCCGTTTTACTATTCTTCATGTTGATCTACATCATAACCAGCATTTGTTTCTGTTTCATGATGGCCACATTCTTCTCCAAGGCCAGTACAGCTGCTGCCGTCACCGGTTTAGTATGGTTCATTGCCTACATGCCCTTCTCCTTTACCATACAAACTTACGATGACCTAACTTTGGGCTCCAAACTGGGTTGGTGTTTAGTCTCCAATACTGCCATGGGTTTTGCATTTAAACTAATACTCGAATTTGAGGGTACTGGCGAGGGTTTCCAATGGAGTAATCTCTTTACACCCGTCAATATCGATGACGATCTGACGGTGGGTTATATTATACTGATGATGTTGGCTTCCTGTGTTATGTATATGTGTATCTGTTTGTATGTGGAACAAATATTCCCCGGAGAATTTGGTGTGCCAAAGAAAtggaattttgtatttacgGCTAGTTTTTGGTGTGGCGAAAAGGATTATATTGGTGTGGAGGATATACCAAATGGCCATATAGAACGCCAGAATCCGGATGCTTTTGAGCCAGAGCCAGCTGGTAAACATGTGGGTTTGCAGGTGAAgaatttgaaaaagaaatttggTGATAAAATGGCGGTAAAGGGTTTATCGGTTAATATGTATGAAGATGAAATTACGGTTTTGTTGGGTCATAATGGTGCTGGTAAAACTACTACCATTTCCATGTTGACTGGAATGTTTCCGCCTACAGCGGGCACGGCCATTATTAATGGCAGTGATATAAGAACCAATATTGAGGGTGCCCGAATGTCTTTGGGTGTTTGTCCTCAGCACAATGTTTTGTTTGATGATTTGACCGTGGCCGAGCATTTGACATTCTTTAGTCGTTTGAAGGGCCTTGAGGGAGAGGACATCAAACGTGAGGTGGATAAATATGTGAAAATGATCGAACTGGAAGATAAAGCCAATGTGGCCTCGAAGAAACTTTCGGGCGGCATGAAACGAAAGCTGTCTGTTTGCTGTGCTTTGACAGGCAATACGAAAGTTGTGTTGTGTGATGAACCTAGTTCGGGTATGGATCCTTCGGCTCGCCGTCAATTGTGGGATTTGCTGCAAGGTGAAAAAGTGGGAAGGACTATATTGCTGACCACACATTTCATGGATGAAGCTGATGTTTTGGGTGATCGCATAGCGATCATGTGTGATGGTGAACTAAAATGTCATGGTACTTCAttctttttgaaaaagaaatatgGATCGGGATATAGATTG ATTTGTGTCAAACGTGAGGGATGCAATGCAGATGAAATTACTGGTTTATTACAAAGTTATATACCCGGTTTGCAGCCGGAAGCCGATATTGGTGCTGAATTATCTTATCAATTACCCGACAATTACTCTAGTAAATTTGAAGAGATGTTTGGCTCCTTGGAAGAACAGTCCGATGAATTGAAACTAAATGGCTATGGTATAGGTATTACCTCATTGGAAGAGGTCTTCATGAAAGTGGGAGCCGAGAATGCCAATGATGGCAGTCGTAAACAAGCCAGTGCCATCATGAATGGTGGTTCCGGTTATCCTGATGATGATGTGGAATCAATAACTT CTGAAGGTTTATTCACCGAAAACTCCCATTTGCTAAAGGGTGTCAATCTCTTGACCAATCAATGGACCGCCATGATGTTAAAGAAATTCTTGTACACCTATCGCAATAAATTACTCTTCCTTATACAGAATATTATGCCCATATTCTTTGTGACCGTTACCGTTCTAATTACCCGCACCCAAGGTACCTTTAGTGAACTGCAACCCATGACCATGAGTTTAACACAATATCCTTTGGCGGTTACGGTTTTGGAGACAGCCGCCAATGTAGCACCGGATTCTTTGTCATACCAAATTGctgataaatataaaagcattgcCTCTTCGTATGGCAGTGATTATGAGTTTCTGGAAACGGGTGAGAAAAATTTCTCAAAGTATATTTTGGATTTGGGCAAGGAAATACAAGTGCGCATTAATTCAAGATATTTGGCAGCGGCTACCATAGGAACTAAAAATATTACAGCCTGGCTGAATAATCAGCCTTTACATACTGCTCCACTGACAGTGAATTTGGTGCACAATGCCATGATCAA agcCTTAAAGAATGACTCTTACCAAATTACTGTTACCAATGCTCCTTTGCCCTATACCACAGAAACCCGTCTAACACAATTGAATACGGGCAACAATTTGGGCACTCAACTTTCCACCAATTTGTGTTTCTGCTTCTGTTTCGTTAgtgctttttatatattgtttttgATTAAGGAACGTGAAACACGTTCCAAGTTATTGCAATTTGTGGGTGGTGTTAAGGTGTGGACTTTTTGGTTGTCACAATTACTTTGGGATATTTTAACTTTTGCTCTTACCGCCATTATTGTTATATGCACTATAGCTTGCTGGCAGGAGCAGGGCTTTTCATCATTTGGTGATTTGG gccgctattttgttgttataataCTATTCGGCTGTTCTGTGCTTCCCTTTACctatttgatttcattttacTTTACTGAGCCCGCCACCGGTTTTGCCCGCATTTCCATTATCAATATATTTGCTG gcaTGGCTTTGTTTATTGTTGTCACGGTCATGTCGTTTGATTTCTTTGATACCAAGGATACTGCCGATATATTGGGCTGGATCTTTAGAATATTCCCCCATTTCTCTTTGGCCATGGGTTTGAATAAACTGTATGTAAATGTGGCTACTAGAGATGCTTGCAGTGCTAATCTGATTGTAATACTGCCAGATGCCTTGAGATGCCAATTGGTACCAAAATGTTGCA ACACTGTGCCCTATTTCGCCTGGGAGGAACCTGGTATTTTACCCGAAACCGTTTACATGGTAGTGACAGCTGTCGTCTTCTTTTTAGTCATCATCATACGTGAATACAGTCTAGTTAGTGAATTGATTTATAAAATCAAGCAAAGAAGTTT CAAGCCTCCGCCTCCACCAGAAGATGGCTTCTTCGATGAGGATGTGGATCAAGAAAAGCAACGCATTTTGAATATGACACAGTCGGAGTTGACAGCAACGAATTTGGTATTGGATCGTGTTACCAAATATTATGGTAAATTTTTGGCGGTCAATCAAGTGTCGCTGTGTGTTAAACC AGTTGAATGTTTTGGACTTTTGGGTGTTAATGGAGCTGGCAAAACCACCACCTTTAAAATGATGACGGGCGATGAACGCATTACATTTGGCAGTGCCTATGTTAAGGGCCTCAATCTAGCCTCCGATATGAATGAAATCTATAAAGAAATAGGCTATTGTCCACAATTTGATGCTCTGCTGGAGGATTTGACGGGTCGTGAAACTTTGAAAATATTCTGTTTACTCAGAGGCATACATAAGGATCGCATCAATCATATGTCCGAGGAGTTGGCCAAATCTTTTGGTTTCATGAAGCATTTAGATAAAGAAACAAAGGCCTATAGTGGGGGTAATAAACGCAAATTAAGTACCGCCATAGCGGTTATTGGTAGTCCTTCCGTTGTTTATTTGGATGAACCCACCACGGGTATGGATCCGGCGGCCAGACGTCAATTGTGGAACATGGTTTGTCGCATACGTGACTCGGGCAAATCGATAGTATTAACCTCACACAGTATGGAAGAGTGTGAGGCGTTGTGTACGCGCTTGGCCATAATGGTGAATGGAGAATTTAAATGTATTGGCTCAACGCAGCACTTAAAGAATAAATTCTCCAAGGGTCTGATATTGAAGATTAAGGTGAAACGTAATGCTGATCAGATAAAGACGAGAAA ctCCATCATCTCAAATGCCTCCGAAACGTCAGTACCTGCACATATTTTGGACCAAGACATTCAAAGTGTTAAGGCATTTGTGGAAAGAGAGTTTCCACAAGCTATTTTACA AGAGGAATACCAAGGTATTCTAACCTTCTACATTCCCCTATCTAGTATTAAATGGTCCAAGATCTTTGGTCTCATGGAACGTAATCGTGATGAATTAAACGTCGAGGACTATTCAATATCCCAAACAACGCTGGAAGAAATTTTCTTAGATTTTGCCAAATATCAAAGAGAAGATCCACGACAAGTCAAGTGA
- the LOC135957764 gene encoding phospholipid-transporting ATPase ABCA3-like isoform X1, with amino-acid sequence MVRVTSWAKFRLLLWKNWLLQWNQKWQLVIELLLPAIFSLLLVLVRTLVVAEPKSITTYDPQNITNLNLFEISVVQARTIRRFLLSALSKDRTTMASLPNAKPVPFTLGYSPENSILKNIVQEAATSLRLKGIQGYSDATTMQYDLEGGKQLTGIQFDDSWSNITDYPMDFSFALRFPSELRTSSQNLPMTWLTMKLFMPIDLSGPRNAGSQDGGLPVGYLREGFLPVQNAISMAYMKLVTNNNELPYVEMQRYPYPAYIFDPLLEGLSSIMSLIILLSFIYPCTYIVKYITAEKEKQLKEVMKIMGLNNWIHWTAWFVKSFIMLGISAILITILMKIRWADDVAVLTHADWSVLLFFMLIYIITSICFCFMMATFFSKASTAAAVTGLVWFIAYMPFSFTIQTYDDLTLGSKLGWCLVSNTAMGFAFKLILEFEGTGEGFQWSNLFTPVNIDDDLTVGYIILMMLASCVMYMCICLYVEQIFPGEFGVPKKWNFVFTASFWCGEKDYIGVEDIPNGHIERQNPDAFEPEPAGKHVGLQVKNLKKKFGDKMAVKGLSVNMYEDEITVLLGHNGAGKTTTISMLTGMFPPTAGTAIINGSDIRTNIEGARMSLGVCPQHNVLFDDLTVAEHLTFFSRLKGLEGEDIKREVDKYVKMIELEDKANVASKKLSGGMKRKLSVCCALTGNTKVVLCDEPSSGMDPSARRQLWDLLQGEKVGRTILLTTHFMDEADVLGDRIAIMCDGELKCHGTSFFLKKKYGSGYRLICVKREGCNADEITGLLQSYIPGLQPEADIGAELSYQLPDNYSSKFEEMFGSLEEQSDELKLNGYGIGITSLEEVFMKVGAENANDGSRKQASAIMNGGSGYPDDDVESITSEGLFTENSHLLKGVNLLTNQWTAMMLKKFLYTYRNKLLFLIQNIMPIFFVTVTVLITRTQGTFSELQPMTMSLTQYPLAVTVLETAANVAPDSLSYQIADKYKSIASSYGSDYEFLETGEKNFSKYILDLGKEIQVRINSRYLAAATIGTKNITAWLNNQPLHTAPLTVNLVHNAMIKALKNDSYQITVTNAPLPYTTETRLTQLNTGNNLGTQLSTNLCFCFCFVSAFYILFLIKERETRSKLLQFVGGVKVWTFWLSQLLWDILTFALTAIIVICTIACWQEQGFSSFGDLGRYFVVIILFGCSVLPFTYLISFYFTEPATGFARISIINIFAGMALFIVVTVMSFDFFDTKDTADILGWIFRIFPHFSLAMGLNKLYVNVATRDACSANLIVILPDALRCQLVPKCCNTVPYFAWEEPGILPETVYMVVTAVVFFLVIIIREYSLVSELIYKIKQRSFKPPPPPEDGFFDEDVDQEKQRILNMTQSELTATNLVLDRVTKYYGKFLAVNQVSLCVKPVECFGLLGVNGAGKTTTFKMMTGDERITFGSAYVKGLNLASDMNEIYKEIGYCPQFDALLEDLTGRETLKIFCLLRGIHKDRINHMSEELAKSFGFMKHLDKETKAYSGGNKRKLSTAIAVIGSPSVVYLDEPTTGMDPAARRQLWNMVCRIRDSGKSIVLTSHSMEECEALCTRLAIMVNGEFKCIGSTQHLKNKFSKGLILKIKVKRNADQIKTRNSIISNASETSVPAHILDQDIQSVKAFVEREFPQAILQEEYQGILTFYIPLSSIKWSKIFGLMERNRDELNVEDYSISQTTLEEIFLDFAKYQREDPRQVKTSKQCFGFSSLNCMSANNNS; translated from the exons AACAACTATGGCAAGTTTGCCCAATGCCAAGCCAGTCCCCTTCACCCTGGGCTACTCACCCGAAAAtagtatattaaaaaatatagttcaaGAAGCCGCTACATCCTTACGTTTGAAAGGCATTCAGGGTTACAGTGATGCAACGACAATGCAATATGACCTAGAGGGTGGCAAACAGTTGACCGGTATACAGTTTGATGATAGTTGGAGCAATATTACTGATTATCCCATGGATTTCTCATTTGCTTTACGTTTTCCCAGTGAATTGAGAAcatcatcacaaaatttaccCATGACCTGGTTGACAATGAAACTGTTTATGCCCATCGATTTGTCGGGTCCCAGAAATGCCGGTTCTCAAGATGGTGGTCTGCCAGTTGGCTATTTGCGTGAGGGTTTCCTACCCGTTCAAAATGCCATCTCAATGGCATACATGAAACTGGTAACGAATAATAATGAACTGCCATATGTTGAAATGCAACGTTATCCGTATCCGGCTTATATTTTTGATCCGCTGTTAGAGGGTCTGTCGTCTATAATGTCGTTGATTATAttgttaagttttatttatccCTGTACTTATATAGTTAAG TATATTACGGCCGAAAAGGAGAAACAATTGAAGGAAGTTATGAAAATTATGGGTTTAAACAATTGGATTCACTGGACAGCGTGGTTTGTTAAATCGTTTATAATGTTGGGCATATCGGCCATATTGATAACTATTTTGATGAAG ATTCGCTGGGCTGATGATGTGGCCGTTTTAACGCATGCCGATTGGTCCGTTTTACTATTCTTCATGTTGATCTACATCATAACCAGCATTTGTTTCTGTTTCATGATGGCCACATTCTTCTCCAAGGCCAGTACAGCTGCTGCCGTCACCGGTTTAGTATGGTTCATTGCCTACATGCCCTTCTCCTTTACCATACAAACTTACGATGACCTAACTTTGGGCTCCAAACTGGGTTGGTGTTTAGTCTCCAATACTGCCATGGGTTTTGCATTTAAACTAATACTCGAATTTGAGGGTACTGGCGAGGGTTTCCAATGGAGTAATCTCTTTACACCCGTCAATATCGATGACGATCTGACGGTGGGTTATATTATACTGATGATGTTGGCTTCCTGTGTTATGTATATGTGTATCTGTTTGTATGTGGAACAAATATTCCCCGGAGAATTTGGTGTGCCAAAGAAAtggaattttgtatttacgGCTAGTTTTTGGTGTGGCGAAAAGGATTATATTGGTGTGGAGGATATACCAAATGGCCATATAGAACGCCAGAATCCGGATGCTTTTGAGCCAGAGCCAGCTGGTAAACATGTGGGTTTGCAGGTGAAgaatttgaaaaagaaatttggTGATAAAATGGCGGTAAAGGGTTTATCGGTTAATATGTATGAAGATGAAATTACGGTTTTGTTGGGTCATAATGGTGCTGGTAAAACTACTACCATTTCCATGTTGACTGGAATGTTTCCGCCTACAGCGGGCACGGCCATTATTAATGGCAGTGATATAAGAACCAATATTGAGGGTGCCCGAATGTCTTTGGGTGTTTGTCCTCAGCACAATGTTTTGTTTGATGATTTGACCGTGGCCGAGCATTTGACATTCTTTAGTCGTTTGAAGGGCCTTGAGGGAGAGGACATCAAACGTGAGGTGGATAAATATGTGAAAATGATCGAACTGGAAGATAAAGCCAATGTGGCCTCGAAGAAACTTTCGGGCGGCATGAAACGAAAGCTGTCTGTTTGCTGTGCTTTGACAGGCAATACGAAAGTTGTGTTGTGTGATGAACCTAGTTCGGGTATGGATCCTTCGGCTCGCCGTCAATTGTGGGATTTGCTGCAAGGTGAAAAAGTGGGAAGGACTATATTGCTGACCACACATTTCATGGATGAAGCTGATGTTTTGGGTGATCGCATAGCGATCATGTGTGATGGTGAACTAAAATGTCATGGTACTTCAttctttttgaaaaagaaatatgGATCGGGATATAGATTG ATTTGTGTCAAACGTGAGGGATGCAATGCAGATGAAATTACTGGTTTATTACAAAGTTATATACCCGGTTTGCAGCCGGAAGCCGATATTGGTGCTGAATTATCTTATCAATTACCCGACAATTACTCTAGTAAATTTGAAGAGATGTTTGGCTCCTTGGAAGAACAGTCCGATGAATTGAAACTAAATGGCTATGGTATAGGTATTACCTCATTGGAAGAGGTCTTCATGAAAGTGGGAGCCGAGAATGCCAATGATGGCAGTCGTAAACAAGCCAGTGCCATCATGAATGGTGGTTCCGGTTATCCTGATGATGATGTGGAATCAATAACTT CTGAAGGTTTATTCACCGAAAACTCCCATTTGCTAAAGGGTGTCAATCTCTTGACCAATCAATGGACCGCCATGATGTTAAAGAAATTCTTGTACACCTATCGCAATAAATTACTCTTCCTTATACAGAATATTATGCCCATATTCTTTGTGACCGTTACCGTTCTAATTACCCGCACCCAAGGTACCTTTAGTGAACTGCAACCCATGACCATGAGTTTAACACAATATCCTTTGGCGGTTACGGTTTTGGAGACAGCCGCCAATGTAGCACCGGATTCTTTGTCATACCAAATTGctgataaatataaaagcattgcCTCTTCGTATGGCAGTGATTATGAGTTTCTGGAAACGGGTGAGAAAAATTTCTCAAAGTATATTTTGGATTTGGGCAAGGAAATACAAGTGCGCATTAATTCAAGATATTTGGCAGCGGCTACCATAGGAACTAAAAATATTACAGCCTGGCTGAATAATCAGCCTTTACATACTGCTCCACTGACAGTGAATTTGGTGCACAATGCCATGATCAA agcCTTAAAGAATGACTCTTACCAAATTACTGTTACCAATGCTCCTTTGCCCTATACCACAGAAACCCGTCTAACACAATTGAATACGGGCAACAATTTGGGCACTCAACTTTCCACCAATTTGTGTTTCTGCTTCTGTTTCGTTAgtgctttttatatattgtttttgATTAAGGAACGTGAAACACGTTCCAAGTTATTGCAATTTGTGGGTGGTGTTAAGGTGTGGACTTTTTGGTTGTCACAATTACTTTGGGATATTTTAACTTTTGCTCTTACCGCCATTATTGTTATATGCACTATAGCTTGCTGGCAGGAGCAGGGCTTTTCATCATTTGGTGATTTGG gccgctattttgttgttataataCTATTCGGCTGTTCTGTGCTTCCCTTTACctatttgatttcattttacTTTACTGAGCCCGCCACCGGTTTTGCCCGCATTTCCATTATCAATATATTTGCTG gcaTGGCTTTGTTTATTGTTGTCACGGTCATGTCGTTTGATTTCTTTGATACCAAGGATACTGCCGATATATTGGGCTGGATCTTTAGAATATTCCCCCATTTCTCTTTGGCCATGGGTTTGAATAAACTGTATGTAAATGTGGCTACTAGAGATGCTTGCAGTGCTAATCTGATTGTAATACTGCCAGATGCCTTGAGATGCCAATTGGTACCAAAATGTTGCA ACACTGTGCCCTATTTCGCCTGGGAGGAACCTGGTATTTTACCCGAAACCGTTTACATGGTAGTGACAGCTGTCGTCTTCTTTTTAGTCATCATCATACGTGAATACAGTCTAGTTAGTGAATTGATTTATAAAATCAAGCAAAGAAGTTT CAAGCCTCCGCCTCCACCAGAAGATGGCTTCTTCGATGAGGATGTGGATCAAGAAAAGCAACGCATTTTGAATATGACACAGTCGGAGTTGACAGCAACGAATTTGGTATTGGATCGTGTTACCAAATATTATGGTAAATTTTTGGCGGTCAATCAAGTGTCGCTGTGTGTTAAACC AGTTGAATGTTTTGGACTTTTGGGTGTTAATGGAGCTGGCAAAACCACCACCTTTAAAATGATGACGGGCGATGAACGCATTACATTTGGCAGTGCCTATGTTAAGGGCCTCAATCTAGCCTCCGATATGAATGAAATCTATAAAGAAATAGGCTATTGTCCACAATTTGATGCTCTGCTGGAGGATTTGACGGGTCGTGAAACTTTGAAAATATTCTGTTTACTCAGAGGCATACATAAGGATCGCATCAATCATATGTCCGAGGAGTTGGCCAAATCTTTTGGTTTCATGAAGCATTTAGATAAAGAAACAAAGGCCTATAGTGGGGGTAATAAACGCAAATTAAGTACCGCCATAGCGGTTATTGGTAGTCCTTCCGTTGTTTATTTGGATGAACCCACCACGGGTATGGATCCGGCGGCCAGACGTCAATTGTGGAACATGGTTTGTCGCATACGTGACTCGGGCAAATCGATAGTATTAACCTCACACAGTATGGAAGAGTGTGAGGCGTTGTGTACGCGCTTGGCCATAATGGTGAATGGAGAATTTAAATGTATTGGCTCAACGCAGCACTTAAAGAATAAATTCTCCAAGGGTCTGATATTGAAGATTAAGGTGAAACGTAATGCTGATCAGATAAAGACGAGAAA ctCCATCATCTCAAATGCCTCCGAAACGTCAGTACCTGCACATATTTTGGACCAAGACATTCAAAGTGTTAAGGCATTTGTGGAAAGAGAGTTTCCACAAGCTATTTTACA AGAGGAATACCAAGGTATTCTAACCTTCTACATTCCCCTATCTAGTATTAAATGGTCCAAGATCTTTGGTCTCATGGAACGTAATCGTGATGAATTAAACGTCGAGGACTATTCAATATCCCAAACAACGCTGGAAGAAATTTTCTTAGATTTTGCCAAATATCAAAGAGAAGATCCACGACAAGTCAA